In Desulfovibrio sp. JC010, a genomic segment contains:
- a CDS encoding FRG domain-containing protein, with translation MTHHNKTITCISDLIEYIKLSGYDMLWFRGQRKSSWPLLPYIYRNYNPLLESQMIQRFMLKAQIFKDNCPAKTEYGDWLVLMQHYGLPTRLLDWSESPLVAAYFATAGNKEGEDASISMLNPGLLNSSLHEFGTLPNLSTLSPELKERCHNAFKLPENRTSSFRPVAVIASQNDFRMLNQMSCFTLHDMDTPLDEYEQSPFLEKFIIPAKYIDRIKTELLILGIRRSILFPDIENYARELRSIQKIES, from the coding sequence ATGACGCATCACAACAAAACAATTACATGTATTTCTGATCTGATTGAATATATCAAACTGTCCGGCTATGACATGCTCTGGTTTCGCGGCCAGCGCAAATCATCATGGCCCCTGCTGCCTTATATATATCGAAACTACAATCCGCTCCTTGAATCACAAATGATTCAGCGGTTTATGCTGAAGGCACAAATATTTAAAGATAATTGTCCGGCAAAAACAGAATATGGAGATTGGCTGGTATTGATGCAGCATTATGGGTTGCCAACACGACTCCTTGATTGGTCAGAGTCCCCTTTGGTCGCAGCTTACTTCGCAACAGCCGGCAACAAGGAAGGAGAGGACGCATCCATCAGCATGCTGAATCCCGGATTGTTGAATTCTTCCTTACATGAATTTGGAACGCTGCCGAATTTAAGTACACTAAGCCCGGAACTAAAAGAAAGATGCCATAATGCCTTCAAACTCCCTGAAAATAGAACATCTTCATTTAGACCCGTTGCAGTAATTGCCAGCCAGAACGACTTTAGGATGCTCAATCAGATGTCATGCTTCACTCTTCATGACATGGACACACCTCTGGATGAGTATGAACAAAGTCCATTTTTAGAAAAATTCATTATTCCAGCAAAATATATAGACAGGATCAAAACAGAATTACTCATACTTGGCATTCGCCGTTCAATTTTATTTCCAGACATAGAAAATTACGCAAGAGAACTGAGAAGCATACAAAAAATTGAATCCTGA
- a CDS encoding glycosyltransferase, with amino-acid sequence MKDKLNVCVVGSFSAGVAALRQLGHTVLHITYSGEPFCNLPEILEKNDFIPDLLLQVEDLGKRTLIQGLDALDCPTIFWATDPHLNLHWHSPYGKLFDLTLSTQQAMVPFFKADGLSNVRWLPVYAPHMDSPPVSGRKNDIVFVGRLSDQRPARTWMVEFIRSRIGDRNFSVEQSLSYAEMLELYQDTKIIPNESILGEVNFRLFEGTACGCLLLTQDLGDEQASLFKPGREIETYSDVLELEEKLKLYLGNDSLIQKMGQAAYERVQSEHLAVHRIERILQYADDAVRSRAEGAEAEKWFAITAAAMWESGLLDVPLGDVTSNLSALLQDPQVVVATLRVQAVAGFNSLLEKNIMTLLGGNLFENSFDLNLTGSTAALRLNNWDGAKAFWYRHLKGAGKSDMLPPKTPKDLLILWAKELKYRNRLFRGGFPFDFKRHLPNTAVDCLMSLHNACPDDVEILKLLDVMLRSRKELDQVRGNFLSALIMHGQHDWRLIFESALTDLRSYRLEPGMEKILLAKKIARKNGQERAFAMALKGRDESGLISVRMGEG; translated from the coding sequence ATGAAAGATAAACTCAATGTCTGCGTTGTGGGTTCCTTCAGCGCAGGTGTGGCTGCTTTGCGGCAGCTGGGACATACTGTTTTACATATCACTTATTCCGGGGAACCGTTTTGCAATCTCCCGGAGATACTCGAAAAGAATGATTTTATCCCGGATCTGTTGTTGCAGGTGGAGGACCTTGGCAAAAGAACCCTGATTCAGGGGCTGGATGCTCTGGATTGCCCGACAATCTTTTGGGCCACTGATCCGCACCTGAATCTGCATTGGCACAGTCCGTATGGAAAGCTCTTTGACCTGACCTTATCCACCCAGCAGGCCATGGTCCCGTTTTTCAAAGCCGATGGTCTTTCTAATGTGCGCTGGCTTCCCGTATATGCGCCTCACATGGACTCTCCTCCTGTTTCCGGGCGGAAAAATGATATTGTATTTGTGGGCAGGCTCAGTGACCAACGCCCGGCCCGTACATGGATGGTGGAGTTTATCAGAAGCAGGATCGGTGACCGTAATTTTTCTGTAGAGCAATCATTGAGCTACGCTGAAATGCTTGAATTGTATCAGGATACTAAAATTATTCCTAACGAATCCATTCTGGGAGAGGTTAATTTCCGGCTTTTTGAGGGGACAGCATGCGGATGCCTGCTGCTCACGCAGGATTTGGGGGACGAACAGGCATCACTTTTTAAGCCGGGGCGTGAAATCGAAACGTATTCAGATGTTCTGGAATTGGAAGAAAAACTCAAATTGTATCTGGGTAACGACAGTCTGATCCAGAAGATGGGGCAGGCCGCTTATGAGCGGGTTCAATCCGAGCATCTGGCCGTTCACCGCATTGAGCGGATTCTGCAATATGCAGATGATGCCGTGCGCAGCAGGGCCGAAGGTGCAGAAGCTGAAAAATGGTTTGCCATCACCGCTGCTGCCATGTGGGAGTCCGGCCTGCTTGATGTGCCGCTCGGTGATGTGACCTCGAATCTTTCCGCGCTGCTGCAGGACCCGCAGGTCGTTGTTGCTACGCTTCGTGTGCAGGCTGTCGCCGGGTTTAATTCACTGCTGGAAAAAAATATCATGACCCTGCTTGGCGGTAATCTGTTCGAAAACAGTTTTGATTTGAACCTCACAGGATCGACAGCGGCTCTGCGGCTTAACAACTGGGACGGGGCCAAAGCGTTCTGGTATCGCCATCTTAAAGGTGCAGGTAAGTCCGACATGCTGCCGCCTAAAACACCTAAGGATCTTCTCATTCTCTGGGCCAAGGAATTAAAGTACCGCAACCGTTTGTTCCGGGGAGGTTTCCCCTTTGATTTCAAAAGGCACCTGCCCAATACCGCAGTTGATTGTCTTATGTCGCTTCACAATGCATGCCCGGATGATGTTGAAATTCTGAAACTTCTCGATGTAATGCTTCGTTCGCGCAAGGAACTGGATCAAGTACGGGGAAATTTTCTGTCAGCTCTTATTATGCACGGCCAGCATGACTGGCGGCTGATCTTTGAATCTGCCCTGACTGATCTGCGCAGCTATCGCCTTGAGCCCGGTATGGAGAAAATTCTGTTAGCCAAAAAAATTGCCCGGAAGAACGGGCAGGAAAGGGCGTTTGCCATGGCCTTGAAAGGCCGTGATGAGTCGGGGTTGATATCTGTGCGGATGGGGGAAGGTTAG